GTCGAAGGCGCGGCTCGCCTGGCCGATCCAGCGCATGCAGTGATGGATTCGGCCGGGGCCCAGGCGCTTCTGGGCGATGAGGAAGCCGTCGCCGCGGTTGCCGAGCAGAGCGGAGTCGTCGACGCGGACGTCGCGCAGCACGACCTCGCAGTGCGAGCCGTAGGTGTACGGCCGCGGGCGAGGGTTCTCCACCGAGCCGATGTCGCGGACCACGTCGAGACCCGGGGCGTCGATGGGGATGATGAACTGCGAGGTGCGACGGTGGCGTTCGGCGTCGGGATCGGTGACGGCGACGACGATCATGAAGTCCGCGGTCGCGGCGTTGCTGATGAACCACTTGTGGCCGTTGAGAACCCACTGGTCCCCGTCCCGGACCGCGGTGGTCGTGAGGTTCGTCGGATCGGCGCCGGCGTTGTCGGGTTCGGTCAGCGCGAACGACGAGTAGTATTCGCCGGCGAGCAGCGGCTCGAGCCACCGCTTCTTCTGCTCCTCGGTGCCGACCGCGGCGAGGATCTCGCAGTTCCCGGAATCTGGTGCCTGGCAGCCGAACACGAGCGGACCGAACGGGGTGGAACCCAGGATCTCCTGCATCAGGCCGAGCTTGACCTGGCCGTATCCCTGTCCGCCGAGTTCGGGGTCGAGGTGCGCGGCCCACAGGTCGTTGGCCTTGACCTCTTCCTGCAGCGGGGCGATCGCTTTGCGCAACTGATCCCAGTCGAGGTCGAGGGTCTCGAGCGGGAAGACCTCGGTGCGGACGAAATCCCGCATCCAGTCGAGCTTCTTCTGGAAGTCGGGTTCCGTGGAGAAATCCCAGGCCATGGTGGTGTGCTCCGTTTCTGTGGGGTCGGACGAGGTGGGGATCGCGGTTCGATCCGGGGGAGAGGCTGTGTCAGGCGCCGGCGATATCTCGCGGGCGCGGACGAAGAGGCCGTCGGCGTAGCGGTGCAGTCGCTCGCCGACCTTGCGGGGCGCCTTGCCGTCGCAGGAGCGGGCGTAGGTGCCCTCGAGGATGATGCCGAGCTTGAAGCTCGCGAGAACGGTGTACCAGTCCAGGGCGTCGAGGTTCCTCTCGGACCGCTCGGCGTAGCGGGCGATGATCGCGGATCGGTTCGGCAGGTCGCCGGCCTGGCCCAGCGCACTCTCGTAGAGGTCCGGTTGCCGCGGGTCGTCGGGCCAGATGGCCAGCAGCACACCGAGATCGAGCAGCGGGTCGCCGACCGTCGCCATCTCCCAGTCGACGATGGCCGCGACCTCGGGGGTGCGGTGATCGTAGAGGACGTTGGCCACGTGGTAGTCGCCGTGCATGAGCCCGGGCCGGAACTCGGCGGGGCGATTGTCGTCGAGCCAGCCGGCGATCCGGTCGAGATCGGGGAACGTCCCGCCCGGGTATCCCGGTGTGCGCGCGTAACGTTCGTGTTCGGCGAGCCACCGCGGAACCTGTCGTTCGAGGAAGCCGTCCGGTTTGCCGAAGTCGTCGAGACCGATCGCGGAGTGGTCGACGGCCGCCAGACCCGCGAGCGCGTCGACGAGTGCGTAACCCATCGCCTCCCGTCCCTCGGGGGTCGCGGCGTACGCGGCCGGCAGGCTGTCGGCCGCGTTGAACCCCTCGACGGGCTCCATCAGGAAGAAAGTGGCCCCGAGGACGTCGGTGTCGGTGGTGCCGGCGACGAACCGGGGATGTGCGACATCGGTGGAGCTCAGGGCCGACAGCAGCGTCATCTCGCGGGCGATCGCCGCGTTCGACTGCGGGCGCAGGTGCCGGGGACCGCGGCGGAGCACGTAGTCCCGTCCGCCGCGGCTGACGATCACCATGATGTTCTGGGTTCCGCCGTGCAGCGGCCGGAGGTCGATGTCCCCGCCGGGCAGGCCCGTCTCGTCCATCCACGCCGCGAGGGCGGCGGTGTCCACCGGGATCTCGTCGGCGTCGACCCGGATCTGATCGGGGGCGGGACGGTCGGGGATCGTGCTGCGGGCCATGGAATGAACCTATGGCGTGTCCGGCCCGGGGAGAACCATCGTCGTGCGGGCCGGTTGGAGGAATCTCCAATGGGCGTCCTCGCAGGTCACTGACCTGCGAGGTCGAGGACCTGAAAGGCCATCTTCGCCGACAGCAGGCAGTCCAGCGACGTCGGATCGCGTCGTGCGATCTCCTTGATCCGGCCGAGGCGGTACCGGATGGTGTTCTCGTGGACGTCCAGTGTCGTCGCGGTGGCCTGGACCTTACCGTCGGCGGCCACGAAGGCTCGCCAGGTGGCGAGGAGCGTGCCGTCGTCGTGCTGGCGGACGGGTGCGACGAAGGAATGCGCGAAGTGCAGGGCCTCCTTGACGTGACCGCTGGACACGATCACCCGGAACAGGCCGAGTTCGTCGAGGGTCATCACCCGCTCATCCCACCCGAACGACTTTGCCACCGAACCCATCTCGCGTAGGTCGCGATGGGCGTGCGGAAAGTCGACGGGGGTGCGGCAGATGCCGGAGATGAGGGTCGCGCCGAGTGAGAGATCGCCGGAGAGTCGATCGCGGATCGTCGACACGTGGTCGCGGACCCTCCCGACCTCGTCGAGGTCGTCGGACTCCAGGCGGACCATGACGATGACCGCGCCCGGCAGTCGGACAGCCGGCGGCGGGGAGATGGCCATGACCGAGGCGAAGGCGCGGGTGACCAGCGACTGGATCGCCGACGCCGTCAGCCGGTCGGTCGCGTCGTCGACGGTGAACCGAACCAGCACATGGGGATTGGTGAGGTCGATGCCGAACTGCGGGCCGCGTCGGACCAGGTGTTCCTTGTCGCGGCTGTTGCGCAGCAGGTCCGACAGGTAGTCGTCGCGCGCCTGCCCCTCGGTCTCGATCTGCCGGCGCTCGGAGAGCATCTGCAGGGCCAGGACGGTGGCGCCGCGTTCGGCGATGTTCGCGTCGAGGGCCTCGAGGCTGCGGCCCACCTCGACGATGCCGAGGAAACCGGTCTGTCTCCCCTCGATCACCAAGCGGCACATCAGGTGTCGGCGGCCGAGGCCGACCGCCAGCTGCGCCGGGACGATGGCCGACGGCGTGCTTACAGACAGTTCGGCGAGAGCCTGCCGCACCGAGGCGGTGGCCCGCACCTTCTCGCTCATCACCGGGGGAGCGGTCAGCTTCAGCGCCTCCGGCGCGGCCCAGGCGAGTACATCGAAGGAGTTGTTGTAGAGAACCACAGGCTTGGCCGACAACTCCGACAGGAGTTCGACGACGCGGTGGATGTTGGCGCCCTCGAGCACCGCGCTGGTCAGGCGGTGGTGGACGTCGGCGAGGTAGGCCAGGGTGGCGTTGTTCCGCGCGATCTCGGCGGCCTGACCGCGCAGGCGGGTGTTGAGCATCGCCTGGCTGATGAACAGGGCGGACAGGCGCGCGAACAGTTCGGCGACCTCGATGTCCTCGGGGGTGAACTCGTGTTCGCGGCCGCGGCTGTCGACGAAGATCAGGCCGATCACCGCGTCGTCGAAGGTGAGCGGGACGCCGAGCATCGCGCGGACGTCCCAGTGGGTCATCGTCCGGCGGTGGGGGCGCGGGTCGTTGAGGGCGTCGGCGATGACGACGGGCGCGCGGGTGTTGATGACCTCCTGGCTGAACAGGTCGCCGTCGAAGCCGGAGACCTGCCGCTTCACGGCCTCGGTGATGTCGCCGGCGTCCTCGCAGAAGCCCGCGGCACCGCGATAGCTGCCGTTGGCGTGCCGCAGGTAGACCGAGCAACGGGTGACGCCGAGGAGTGCGCAGAGCTTCTGGCCGACCAGGCTGAGGAGGTCCTCGAGCTTGGTGTCGGTGATGGCCTCGGTGGTGATCTCGGCGAAGGCCGCGATGACGTCGCGTTCGCGGCCGGTGGCACGTGCCGACCCGCCCTCGGAATCGATACCGGGATCGACTCCGCGCTCCGCGATGGACGTCATCCGCACGGCCTCCTCACCGACACCTCATGATGAACCTCACAGTAGCAATGTCGTGTGAGTCGCTTCATGCACCTGTCGTCCCGGTCGGCGCCTCTCCCATGACGGTGTCGCCCGACAGCACGTGGCCCATCCGCTCCTTCTTGGTGCGGAGGTACCGGACGTTGTGGGGGGTGGTGACGGTCGGCAGGCCGACGCGCCCGACGATGTCGAGGTCGTGGCCACCGAGCCCGCCGTACTTCGCGGGGTTGTTGGTGATCAGACGGACGCGGCGGATGCCCAGGTCTTTCAGGATCGCGGCGCCCGTGCCGTAGGTGCGCGAATCCACCGGGAGTCCGAGTGCGGTGTTGGCGTCGACGGTGTCGAGGCCCTGCTCCTGGAGTGCATACGCACGGATCTTGTGGCCGAGTCCGATACCTCGGCCCTCGTGGCCGCGCAGGTAGATCACCGCTCCGCAGCCCTCTGCCGCGATGGCCGACAGCGCCTGCTCGAGCTGTGCACCGCAGTCGCAGCGCAGGGAGCCGACGATGTCACCGGTCAGGCATTCGCTGTGCACGCGCACAAGTGCACCCTCGGCGGCGGCGCCGGCGGCGGCCACGTCGCCCATGACGAGGGCCAGGTGTTCGGTGTCGTCGATGTCCGAGCGGTAGGCGACCGCGCGGAAGTCGCCGAACAGGGTCGGCATCGCCGCGGTGGCCATCTGGTGGACGAACGAACCGGCGGCGGTCCGGTGGGCCACGAGGTCGGCGATCCGCAACACCGGCAGTCCGTGGCGTTCGGCGAACTCGAGGAGGTCGTCGCCGCGCCGCATCGTCCCGTCGTCGGCGATGATCTCGCCGATGACCCCGACCTCGCCGGCCCCGGCCATGGTGACCAGGTCGACGGCGGCCTCGGTGTGCCCTGCGCGGGTCAGGACCCCGCCGTCGCGGGCCTGCAGGGGGAAGACGTGTCCGGGGCGGCGCAATTCGCCGGCCGTGGTGGTGTCGGAGGCCAGCGCCCGGACGGTCAGGGCGCGGTCGTGCGCCGAGACCCCGGTGCCGGCGTTCTTGTGATCCACGGTGACGGTGAAGGCGGTGCCGTGCGCGTCCCGGTTGTCCTCGACCATCTGTGGCAGCTCGAGCCGGCGGGCACGCTCAGCGGTCATCGGGGCACAGATGATGCCGGTGGTGTGGCGGATCAGGAACGCCATCTGCTCGTCGGTGATCGACGACGCCGAGCAGATGAGGTCGCCCTCGTTCTCCCGGTCGTCGTCGTCGACCACGACGACGAAACCGCCTGCGGCCACGGCCGCCACCGCGCGGGCGACGGCCTGGGTCGACGCCTCGGTCGCGATGGGGGTCGGGGCGTCGGGGTCCTGGGGGAGAGTGGTCGTGCTCATCGGGCGACCTCGAATGCTCGGTGGGTGCCAAACACCCGGTCGTGGTAGGTGAGGGGTGCGGTGGAGGTGATGCCGGTCTCGACGATGTTGCCCAGGGCGACAACATGATCGCCGCCGTCGACCAGGGAGGCGGTGGTACAGCCCAGCCAGCCCGCGGCACCATCGAGCCGGGGGAGCTCCGCGGAGTCCGACCAGTCGACCCCGTCGAACTTGTCGGCGCCCTTGCGGGCGAACCGCATCGCGACGTCGGCCTGGTCGTGGGCGAGCACGTTGACGCCGAATCGGCCGGTGCGGCGGATGATCGCGAGGAGGTCGGAGCCGCGGTCGAGGGAGACCAGGATCATCGGCGGCCCCATCGACAGCGATGTGAACGCGCTGACCGTGGTGCCGTGCGGCCGCCGGTCGTCGAAGGCCGTGATGACCGCGACGGGGGTGCAGACCTTGGCCATGACCTCTCGGAACCCGAGGGCCACCTGGTCGAGAACGGTTTCGTTCACCGATCCTCCTGCGTGATGTGGGGGTTGGAGTCGCTGCGGCGCCGGGGAAGGGGCCGGCGCCGCAGCGATGGTCGGTCGGCGGATCAGACCGCCGCGGGCGTCTTGGCCTTCATCTTGTGGACCTCGGGGACGACCTTCTCGCCGAAGAGCTTCAGGCTCTTCTCGGCCTCGTCGAAGGGCAGACCGCCGAAGGCGAAGGCCGCGTTGGGGAGGAAGTCGCCGATGAGCTCGTGACGGTAGGCGTACTTCTCGACGCACTGCTCGGGCGTGCCGTAGATGTTCGCCTCGACGTAGGCGTCGGCCGCGGCCTCCATGCCTGCCTCGCGGATCATGTCCGCACCCGCCTGGTAGGTCTCGTAGCCCTTGGTCTCACGCCAGTGCTTGCCGGCGAAGTCGTAGTGCTTGATGACCGACAGGAAGTAGCGGTTGATGTGCTCGTAGGCCAGACGACGGGCTTCCTCTTCGTCCTCGTGGCAGATGACGAAGTCCTGGATGACCGGCGGGCCGGGCTCGACGCCCTGGGCGTCGCGGAACATCTGCTTCCAGCCGTTGATCGCCTCGGCATGCTGCTCGAACGGGAACTGCATGAAGGTCATCATCTGGACGCCGAGGTCGGCGACCACCGGAACCGAGTCGGGCGACATCGCCGCGGCGAAAAGTCGTCCATCCCAGGAGGTGTTCGGGTTCGGAGCCGGCCGCAGGGCGATCTCCTTCTGCGGGTACATCGGGCCGTCGCCGGAGACGACGCCGGTGCGGAGTCCGCGCAGCACCATCTCGGCAGCCTCGTTGAAGCGGGGACGGGCCTCGTCCATGGGGATGCCGAAGGCCTCGTACTCCATCTTCGCCAGGCCGCGACCCATGCCGAGAAGTACACGGCCACCGGACATCTGGTCCAGCATGATGGCCTTCTCCACGACGCGCAACGGATCGTTCCACGGCAGGATCGTGGCGCCGATGCCGAGCTTGACCTTCGAGGTGCGGCCGGCGAGGTAGGACAGGATCGCGAAGTTGTCCGGGCACATCGAGTAGTCGTCGAAGTGGTGCTCCGCCGACCAGACCGAGTCGAAACCGGCCTTCTCGGCCAGTACGCCGAGCTCGAGGTCGCGCAGGAAGACCTCTTCGTCACTCACGTTCTCGTGGTAGTTCTGGAAGACGAGAAGTACGCCGACATCCATTGCATTGACTCCTTGGTTCAAAAGGGTTGGGGAATAAGGGGTTCGGGGGTGTTGCGAATTCCGAGGGGGAGTTCTCAGCCGAGGAAGACCGCGCGGGTGTGCTCGGTGTCCAGGAACTCCTTGACCTCGTGGATCTTTCCGTCGCGGACCACGAAGACGAAGTGGTAGAGGTTGTTGTAGACCTTGCCGTTGTTCATCTCCGAGTACGACTCGGTCTCGACCGCCACGCGTTCTCCCTCGGCGGTGAAGGCGAGCGGGGTGAGCGCGATGGCGCCGGTCTTGGTGGTGGCGGAGAGGCCGGCCAGCATGGCGCCGAACTCCTCTTTGTTCTTGGTTCCGGAGATACCGTCGATCTCCCCGCCCACCCACCAGGTGGCCGTCGGCGCCAGGAAGGACAGGATGGCGTCCACGTCGCCGCGGGAGAACACCTCCATGAACTCCGCGACCAGAGCCTTGTTCTGCTGCTCCGTGCTGACGCTTGCTGTACTGGTTGACACCGATTGGCCTCCTTCTGACCGTCACCCTCCGAGGAAGGCGAGAAACTGTGTGCAACAACGACGTTATTGGTCGCTGTGGCGTGAGTCACCCTCGCTTTTCGCGCCCCTTGTGGGTTGTCACAACCGTGCCGAGGCGGCCCGACGCCACGTCACCGACCGCCGCCGCTGAAGGTGTTCATCAGTCCACCGTCGACGGGCACGATGGCGCCGTACATGTAGGTGGACAGAGCGACATCGACGATGACCTGCGCGATCTCCTCCGGCCGGCCGGTCCGCCCGGCGGGGATGGACGACACGACGCGTGCCCGAGCCCGGTCGCTGAGTCCGGAGGTCATGTCGGTATCCACAAAACCGGGGATGACCAGGTTGACCCGGATGTCGCGGGGGGCGAGTTCCGCGGCGAGGACCTGCGTCAGACCGCTGAGACCGGCCTTCGCCGAGCCGTAGGCGACGTCGCCCGGGAATCCCCGAAAGCCAACCACCGCACCGACATTCACGATCGACGAACCCGGTTCGAGGATCGGGACCGTGGCCTTGCACATCTCGAAGGCGCCGGTGAGGTTGGTGGTCAGCACAAGATCCCAGTCCTCGCGACTCAGATCGTCGACCCGTCCACCGCGGTGCACGCCGGCGACGTTGATCAGGCCGTGGGCGCCGCCGTACTCCTCCTTGACGGTGGCCAGTGCGCGGGCCACCGACGAGGAGTCGGTGATGTCGGTCTTCAGCTCCAGGACCTGTGCCGGCCTGGTGAACGGCGTGGTCGCCACGCCGCGTGCCAGGGAAACGACGGAATCGCCTCGGGCCGTGATGTTCTCGACGACGGACCGGCCGATGCCGCGCGACCCGCCGGTCACGATCCAGACCCGGGGTCGGGTGCTCATGACTTCAGGAAACCGGTCAGTTCGGCGAGGTAGCGGTCCCGGTCCTCGAGGAACGGGGCATGACCGCAGGCGTCGAACGGGACGAGACGAGCACGGGAGTTGAGTTCGAGGACGGCCTCGGCCCCGGCGAACGGGACGAAGGCGTCGTCCCGGCCGTGCAGGAGCAGGATCGGGATGTCGAGCCCGCCGAGCTCCTTGCGCAGGTCGGTACGGGCGAGGTCGCGCAGCGAATCGTCCCCGGCCGGGCCCATCTCCAGGAACATCCCCCAGATCCAGTCCAGGACATCCGAACTCGGAGGAGTCGCGCAGACCGCGCCGGCCACGCCGCGGAAGGTGTCGGCGCGGTTGGCGGCGGCACCGGCGAGGACTCCCTCGACGTCTTCGGAAGAGCCGCCATAGGGCCAGTCGTCGGTCGCGGTGTAGCGCGGCGACGCGCCGCCGGTCAGGACCAGGCCGCCGGCACGCGAGCCGAGGGCCGACGCGGCGGCCGTGGCGACGGCTCCGCCGAGAGACCAGCCGTTGATGACGGGAGACTCGAGGCCGAGGTGCTCGACCACCTTGACCACGTCGTCGGCCAGGGCCGCGATCGAGACGTCCTCGAAGTCCTTGTCGGAGCGGCCACATGCGCGCAGATCGACGAGCACGACCTCGTGCCCCGCGGCCTTGAGCGCGGGGGCGGTGGTGTCCCAGCAGCGGGTGTTGGCGCCCCAGCAGCGGGTGTTGGCGCCCCAGCCGTGGATCAGCACGACGGGGCGTGCGTCCCCACGGTGGTGCTCGAAGTAGATCCGGCGATCGTTCTCAACCGCGAGATAGCTCATGGACTTCTCCTTCATCGTCGAACTCGATTTCGAAAAATTTGTCGGTGTGGGTGGGTTCCTCGTGCCGCAGGGCACGGGGGACGAGTGGTGGGGCGTCGGCGAAATGCGGGATGACGTGCTCGGCGAGGAGCTCCATCGACCGCACGACGTCGTCGTGGGGCATGCCGCCGAACCGAAGCCAGCAGATGAGGTGGTCGAGACCCGATTCCTCGCGCAGGATCTCGATCTCGCGGATGAGTCCGTCGGGGTCGCCGACGTAGCAGATGCCGCCCTCGCGCAGGCCGGTCAACGACATCGCACCCTCGGCCGCGGCCTCCGCCAGTGCCGCGTAGCGTTCGTAGCCCGCCGGGGTCGCGGCACCTTGCGGCACCGCGGACATGACGTTGTCGAAGTACCACTCAAGACTCGGCCGGGCCCGGCGGACGGCCTCCTCGTCGTTCTCGGCGAGGTGGATCTGCCAGTTCATCGGGAAGTCGAGGGAGAGAGGATCGCGGCCGCGGTGCATCAGCGTGCGCTTGGCGTCGACGACGAAGCCGTTCAGCTCGGGCAGGGTCATCAGCGTCGGCGTCACGAGCATGTTGTGTCCGTGGTCGGCGACCAGGTCGAATGTCTCGGGACTGATCGACGCCACATAGATCGGAGGCGTCGGCTGCTGGAGGGGCGCGGGCCGGCAGTCCACGCTGTCGATGTGGAAGTGCTTGCCGTGGAACGTGTACGGCTCGCCGACCGCCTTGGTCCACAGTCCGGTGACGATCTGGAACGCCTCGTCGAAGACCTCCCGGCTGACGTCCTGCTTGTCGGCGACTCCCATCGCACGGAACTCGTGGGGCTGGTAGCCGCGTCCGACGCCGAAGTCGAGCCGGCCGCCGGAGATCACGTCGACCATCGCGAAGTCCTCGGCGATCCGGACCGGCCAGGCGAGCGTCAGATTGCTGACCGCGATACCGATGCGCATCCGCGAGGTACGGGCCGCGATGGCCGCCGCCGCGACCTGCGGCGACGGCATCGACCCGTAGGCGCTGCCGTGGTGTTCGGCGAGCCAGACCCCGTCGAACCCGAGGCGCTCGGCGATCTCGACCTGCGAGAGCATCTCCTCGTAGGCCCGCCGAAAGTCCCGGTCCGGACTCTCCAACACGTAGAACAGGCTGAACTTCACACTGTTGACGTTAGGAATCGGCGTGCGTCACGGGAACGGGAGAATCCGCGGCGGTTGTGGGTTCCCACAAGTCGGGGGTCCCGGCCGCCTGCTCGCGGAGTCGCCGTTTGTCGAGTTTTCCGACACTGGTCCGCGGGAGGGCGTCGACGGCGACGATCCGTTCGGGCACCCACCAGCGCGGGACACGCTCGGCGAGCTCGGCCCCCACCGCCTCCACGTCGAGCCCTTCGTCGCCGACCACATAGGCGACGGGACGCTCCTGCCAGCGCGGATGCGGAACGGAGACCACCGCAGCCTCGTGGACGGCGGGGTGTTCGATCAGGGCCTCCTCCAGCGCGACGGAGCTGATCCACTCGCCGCCGCTCTTGATGAGGTCCTTGGTGCGATCGACGATCGTGAGGTAGCCGTCTTCGTCGATGACACCGATGTCGCCGGTGCGCAACCAGCCGTCGTCGAACTTGTCCGGATGATCGGCACCGTAGTAACCGGTGGCGACCCACGGTCCGCGGATCAGGATCTCCCCGCGGCTGATCCCGTCGTGGGGCATGAGCCTTCCGTCGTCGTCGACGAGTTTCCACTGGAGCCCCGGGAGGAGCCGTCCCTGTTTCCGGATGTACGCCCAGCGGCGTTCCGGGTCGTCGTCGGTGGATGCCGGCGGACGGGAGAACGTCGCCATCGGTGAGATCTCGGTCATGCCCCAGCCCTGGAACACCGGGATGCCGAGTGCCTCGAGGTCGCGGATGAGGCCCAGGGTCGGCGTCGAACCGCCCAGGACCAGCGCGCGGAGGCTGCTCAGGTCGGTTCCCGCGGCCTGCGCATGGGCGAGCAGGTCCACCGCGACCGTCGGCACCATCCCGGTGTAGGTCACCCGCTCGGCGGCGATGATGTCGGCGATGTGCGCGGGTGTGGGGTGGGGTCCGGGCAGGATCTGCGACGCCCCGGACATCAGCGCCGCGAACGGGACTCCCCACGCGTTGGCGTGGAACATCGGGACCACGAGCAGGGCGCGGTCGCGTTCGGAGATCGCATGTCCGTCGGCCAGGCAGGCCGCCATCGTGTGCAGATACAGGGACTTGTGGGAATATCCAACACCCTTCGGCGCCCCGGTCGTACCCGATGTGTAGCAGAGCACGGCCAGCTCGTCGTCCGCGCGGGCGACCGGTGCCGCGATCGGTTCCGCGGAGGCGACCATCGAGTCCAGAGTCGTTCCCGCCGAGACGCTCTCGTCGTCGGAGTCGATCGGGATCACCGGCATGTCCGGACGCCGTTCGCGGGCGACGGACAGCAGGTGATCCAGCGAGGGATCGGCGAAGATCATCGCATCGTCGGCGTGGTCGACGATGTAGGCGATCTCGTCGGGGGAGAGCCGGATGTTGATCGTGTGCAGCACGGCTCCGGCGAGCGGCACCGCGAGGTACAGCTCCAGGTGCCGCCGATGGTTCCAGGCCAGCGTGCCGACCCGGTCGCCCGGCCGGATGCCGCTCGCGACGAGGGCGGACGCGAGCCGCAGGACCCGGTCGGCGTAGTCGCGATAGGTGTACCGGAAGACCTCGGCGCCGTCGACGTGATCGACGATTTCCCTGTCTCCGAACATGTCTCGTGCCCGGTACAGGAAGTCGGTGATCAGCAGCGGGTGGGCTGACGGACCGTGGTTCATGCAGGGACCTCCACGGACGATCGCGCGGCCAGACGGGCCCGGACCTCCGGAACGACCTTGCCGGCGAGGAGCTCGATGCGAGCGCTGCCGCTGTCGATGGCTTCGCCGGGCAGCTGCGCCCAGAAGTGCACGTCCTCGATCTGCGGGGTGGCCGTCAGCAGTTCGGTGAGTTCGTCGACGGCGGTGGCCGGATCCCAGAGGGTGAACGAGCCGGCGTCGACGAGCTGACCCGGGTCGGTGAACTGGGGGATCGGCCCGAACGCGCCCATCTCGATGTACTTGTTGATCTGGTAGAGCGCGTGGGTGCCGATGCGCGACCACTCCCGCTCGGGGTCGTCGGCGATGATCGTCCATTGCCCGGCGAAGATCCGGCCCTCGTCCCGGTTCCGGCCGAGACGGTCGAGCGCGTCCAGGTAGGACGCGTGGTGGGCGTTCTGGGTGCTGAGGAAACCGTCGCCGATGCGGGCAGCACGTTCGATCGCCGGATCGGCCATCGCGCCGACCAGGATGTCGGGGACGGTCTCGGGGGTGGGGGTGACGGGCAGAGCGGGCTTGCGCAGACGCTTGCCGTCGAACGGCTCGGCCGATCCGGACCAGCAGCGGCGCACGATCTCCACGCCCTCCTCGAGCAGACTCGGGCGGTTGATCAGCCGTCGTCCGAAGGCCTCGAACTCCGGCTCCCAGTAGCCCTGGCCGACACCGAGTGAGAAACGTCCGCCGGTCAGCAGGGACAGCGTGGCCGAGTCCTCGGCGAGGCGGATCGGGTTGTGCAGCGGCGACACCACGAGATTGGTACCGATCCGCATCGTCGTCGTCCGGTTGCCGATCGCGGAGGCGAGCAGGAACGGCGACGGCGTGTATCCGTCCTCCATGAAGTGGTGCTCGGTCAACCAGACCGAGTCGAGGCCGATCGACTCCGCCCAGGCGATCTGGTCGAGCGTCGCGCGGTAGAAGTC
The sequence above is drawn from the Gordonia rubripertincta genome and encodes:
- a CDS encoding LLM class flavin-dependent oxidoreductase: MKFSLFYVLESPDRDFRRAYEEMLSQVEIAERLGFDGVWLAEHHGSAYGSMPSPQVAAAAIAARTSRMRIGIAVSNLTLAWPVRIAEDFAMVDVISGGRLDFGVGRGYQPHEFRAMGVADKQDVSREVFDEAFQIVTGLWTKAVGEPYTFHGKHFHIDSVDCRPAPLQQPTPPIYVASISPETFDLVADHGHNMLVTPTLMTLPELNGFVVDAKRTLMHRGRDPLSLDFPMNWQIHLAENDEEAVRRARPSLEWYFDNVMSAVPQGAATPAGYERYAALAEAAAEGAMSLTGLREGGICYVGDPDGLIREIEILREESGLDHLICWLRFGGMPHDDVVRSMELLAEHVIPHFADAPPLVPRALRHEEPTHTDKFFEIEFDDEGEVHELSRG
- a CDS encoding long-chain fatty acid--CoA ligase, whose protein sequence is MNHGPSAHPLLITDFLYRARDMFGDREIVDHVDGAEVFRYTYRDYADRVLRLASALVASGIRPGDRVGTLAWNHRRHLELYLAVPLAGAVLHTINIRLSPDEIAYIVDHADDAMIFADPSLDHLLSVARERRPDMPVIPIDSDDESVSAGTTLDSMVASAEPIAAPVARADDELAVLCYTSGTTGAPKGVGYSHKSLYLHTMAACLADGHAISERDRALLVVPMFHANAWGVPFAALMSGASQILPGPHPTPAHIADIIAAERVTYTGMVPTVAVDLLAHAQAAGTDLSSLRALVLGGSTPTLGLIRDLEALGIPVFQGWGMTEISPMATFSRPPASTDDDPERRWAYIRKQGRLLPGLQWKLVDDDGRLMPHDGISRGEILIRGPWVATGYYGADHPDKFDDGWLRTGDIGVIDEDGYLTIVDRTKDLIKSGGEWISSVALEEALIEHPAVHEAAVVSVPHPRWQERPVAYVVGDEGLDVEAVGAELAERVPRWWVPERIVAVDALPRTSVGKLDKRRLREQAAGTPDLWEPTTAADSPVPVTHADS
- a CDS encoding LLM class flavin-dependent oxidoreductase encodes the protein MSTSDVSFGLWYDFRNPPGNSRGFGDFYRATLDQIAWAESIGLDSVWLTEHHFMEDGYTPSPFLLASAIGNRTTTMRIGTNLVVSPLHNPIRLAEDSATLSLLTGGRFSLGVGQGYWEPEFEAFGRRLINRPSLLEEGVEIVRRCWSGSAEPFDGKRLRKPALPVTPTPETVPDILVGAMADPAIERAARIGDGFLSTQNAHHASYLDALDRLGRNRDEGRIFAGQWTIIADDPEREWSRIGTHALYQINKYIEMGAFGPIPQFTDPGQLVDAGSFTLWDPATAVDELTELLTATPQIEDVHFWAQLPGEAIDSGSARIELLAGKVVPEVRARLAARSSVEVPA
- a CDS encoding alpha/beta fold hydrolase yields the protein MSYLAVENDRRIYFEHHRGDARPVVLIHGWGANTRCWGANTRCWDTTAPALKAAGHEVVLVDLRACGRSDKDFEDVSIAALADDVVKVVEHLGLESPVINGWSLGGAVATAAASALGSRAGGLVLTGGASPRYTATDDWPYGGSSEDVEGVLAGAAANRADTFRGVAGAVCATPPSSDVLDWIWGMFLEMGPAGDDSLRDLARTDLRKELGGLDIPILLLHGRDDAFVPFAGAEAVLELNSRARLVPFDACGHAPFLEDRDRYLAELTGFLKS